The Opitutaceae bacterium genome has a window encoding:
- the mnhG gene encoding monovalent cation/H(+) antiporter subunit G, producing the protein MILQMIAVPFMLVGLLFFSGCVIGLIRFPDFYTRMHAAGKGDTLSTALMLIGFALFALQAEVTLGTSLVAAKILGISLFIMLTSPASTHALMRAGYEEGIVPYQGPDLKTKEDA; encoded by the coding sequence ATGATACTGCAGATGATCGCGGTGCCGTTCATGTTGGTCGGCCTCCTCTTTTTTTCCGGGTGCGTGATCGGCCTGATTCGATTTCCCGATTTCTACACCCGGATGCACGCCGCCGGCAAAGGCGATACCCTTTCGACCGCCTTGATGCTGATCGGCTTCGCGCTCTTCGCCCTCCAGGCGGAAGTGACCCTGGGGACATCCCTCGTCGCCGCCAAAATCCTGGGAATCTCGCTCTTCATCATGCTCACCAGTCCCGCCAGCACCCATGCCCTGATGCGGGCCGGTTACGAAGAAGGCATCGTGCCCTACCAGGGTCCCGATTTGAAAACCAAGGAGGACGCGTGA
- the mbhE gene encoding hydrogen gas-evolving membrane-bound hydrogenase subunit E has product MKALAFIAVLFTGGLLLSVVEDFPAWADPHSPANASAISRFYIHHSMELTAVPNLVTSVLADFRGFDTLFETVVIFSAGLAVFAILGRPGQKGVRRSPNEDDPKGNLIVVQTCKLVIPIMQLFALYVIAHGHHSPGGGFQGGVILGSSLILWSIARSLPVALKRTSVRKIVILACTGVFIYAGVGALSLFLGENFLDYGILHRILPATDSIMARSHAMLGVEIGVAFTVSAIMFGLYAFLSSQGREEGGL; this is encoded by the coding sequence TTGAAAGCACTCGCCTTTATTGCCGTCCTCTTCACCGGAGGGTTGCTGCTTTCTGTGGTCGAGGATTTTCCGGCCTGGGCGGACCCTCATTCGCCGGCCAACGCGAGTGCGATATCCCGTTTCTATATCCATCATTCGATGGAACTCACCGCGGTGCCCAACCTGGTGACCTCGGTCCTGGCCGACTTCCGCGGATTTGACACCCTCTTCGAAACCGTCGTCATCTTCAGCGCCGGCCTGGCCGTATTTGCCATCCTCGGAAGGCCCGGGCAAAAAGGGGTCCGTCGCTCACCGAATGAGGACGATCCGAAGGGCAACCTGATCGTCGTCCAGACCTGCAAGCTGGTCATTCCGATCATGCAGCTGTTCGCCCTTTACGTGATCGCCCACGGACATCACAGCCCTGGTGGCGGATTCCAGGGCGGGGTGATCCTGGGCTCCAGCCTGATTCTCTGGTCCATCGCGCGAAGCCTGCCGGTCGCGCTCAAACGAACCTCCGTTCGAAAGATCGTGATCCTGGCCTGCACAGGGGTGTTCATCTATGCGGGCGTCGGTGCACTGAGTCTTTTTCTGGGCGAGAACTTTCTCGATTACGGAATCCTTCACCGCATTCTTCCGGCAACCGATTCGATCATGGCGCGATCCCACGCCATGCTCGGGGTCGAAATCGGCGTGGCCTTCACGGTTTCCGCCATCATGTTCGGCCTCTATGCATTCTTGTCGTCCCAGGGACGGGAAGAGGGGGGGCTTTAG
- a CDS encoding Na+/H+ antiporter subunit E has product MYRILTFCLLFLLWLVLSGLFDAFHLTLGIISCGLVTWLSSDFLFEDRSVTSGNRIRQFARLPGYSLWLLYQIFLANLYVLRIALRPAGIGDLRPQVVRFKTHLKTDFAKFVFASSITLTPGTVTIRIDGDEFFVHAISEYTALGLEGEMEKRIAAVWEPDLKL; this is encoded by the coding sequence ATGTATCGGATCCTTACGTTCTGCCTGCTCTTTTTGCTGTGGCTCGTTCTCTCGGGTCTGTTTGACGCATTTCATCTGACCCTCGGCATCATCTCCTGCGGTCTCGTCACCTGGCTTTCTTCCGATTTCCTCTTTGAGGATCGCAGCGTGACCTCGGGCAACCGGATCCGGCAATTCGCGCGCCTCCCGGGTTACAGCCTCTGGCTGCTCTACCAGATCTTCCTGGCCAATCTCTACGTGCTTCGGATCGCCCTGCGCCCGGCCGGAATCGGCGACCTCAGGCCGCAGGTGGTCCGCTTCAAGACCCACCTGAAGACGGACTTCGCGAAGTTCGTTTTCGCCAGTTCGATCACCCTCACCCCCGGCACGGTCACGATCCGGATTGATGGCGACGAGTTCTTTGTGCACGCCATCAGCGAATACACCGCCCTGGGCCTGGAGGGCGAGATGGAGAAGCGCATTGCCGCGGTCTGGGAGCCCGACCTGAAGCTATGA
- a CDS encoding cation:proton antiporter subunit C, producing MTDLFDLVLARLNYWIYVVLMMIGLFAMITKKNLIKKLIGMSIFQTAIILFYVSLGVKEGADLPIIQHHARHDATHQAVTPGEGAGSHEADVNAPDPIPEHEHDESAAAAVGGANAPAADPVADAITNPLPHVLMLTAIVVGVATLGVGLAVVQVIFLQFRSIEEDEILEQIRNSDG from the coding sequence ATGACCGATCTCTTCGACCTTGTTCTGGCCCGGCTCAACTACTGGATTTACGTCGTGCTGATGATGATCGGGCTCTTCGCCATGATCACCAAGAAGAACCTGATCAAGAAGCTGATCGGGATGTCCATCTTCCAGACGGCGATCATCCTCTTTTATGTCTCGCTGGGGGTGAAGGAGGGTGCGGATCTTCCCATCATCCAACATCACGCCAGGCACGACGCCACCCATCAGGCCGTCACGCCGGGCGAGGGGGCCGGGAGCCACGAAGCCGACGTGAACGCACCCGATCCAATTCCGGAGCACGAACACGACGAATCGGCAGCGGCTGCAGTGGGTGGCGCGAACGCACCCGCCGCGGATCCGGTGGCCGATGCCATCACCAACCCGTTGCCTCACGTGTTGATGCTCACCGCCATCGTCGTCGGCGTGGCCACTCTCGGGGTCGGCCTTGCCGTAGTCCAAGTCATCTTCCTCCAGTTTCGTTCCATCGAAGAGGATGAAATCCTGGAACAGATCCGCAACAGCGATGGCTGA
- a CDS encoding monovalent cation/H+ antiporter complex subunit F gives MMDLTLRLVGMFLFLLMLPVLYRVVTGPTSIDRIVAANVIGTKTAVLLVVIGAIFGRIEMFVDFAIAYALLNFIGSLAVARYFHRMRNRSQLPEGVEKELS, from the coding sequence ATGATGGACCTGACCCTCAGGTTGGTCGGGATGTTCCTTTTCCTGCTGATGCTTCCGGTGCTCTACCGGGTGGTGACCGGGCCGACTTCGATCGACCGGATCGTGGCCGCCAATGTGATCGGAACCAAGACCGCGGTCCTGCTTGTCGTCATTGGTGCCATTTTCGGGCGGATTGAGATGTTCGTCGATTTCGCCATTGCCTATGCCCTGCTCAATTTCATCGGTTCACTGGCGGTGGCTCGCTATTTCCACCGGATGAGGAACCGGTCTCAACTGCCCGAGGGCGTGGAAAAGGAACTCTCATGA
- a CDS encoding hydrogenase subunit MbhD domain-containing protein, which yields MITPFDFAILILLVVTAIITLRVKDLLAAAVVFGIYSFLICLLWAEMEAVDVAFTEATVGAGVSTVFLVATVFNTRRDSSD from the coding sequence GTGATCACCCCCTTTGATTTTGCCATCCTGATACTGCTGGTGGTGACGGCCATCATCACCCTCCGGGTCAAGGATCTCCTGGCGGCGGCGGTCGTTTTCGGAATCTACAGCTTTCTCATCTGCCTCCTCTGGGCCGAGATGGAAGCCGTCGATGTCGCCTTCACCGAGGCAACGGTCGGGGCCGGGGTCAGCACGGTTTTCCTGGTGGCCACCGTATTCAACACGCGGAGGGATTCTTCGGATTGA